In the Nicotiana tabacum cultivar K326 chromosome 16, ASM71507v2, whole genome shotgun sequence genome, one interval contains:
- the LOC107813890 gene encoding protein LIKE COV 2 yields the protein MAEDKKESTSSSPLQEDPEDPVKSAPSSPNSSTRKACYAVLQSWVSKKFMTGCVVLFPVAVTFFITWWFIQFVDGFFSPIYERLGIDIFGLGFVTSITFIFFVGIFASSWLGSTVFWIGEWFIKRMPFVKHIYSASKQISSAISPDQNTNAFKEVAIIRHPRIGEYAIGFITSSVVLQRDDGDEELCSIFVPTNHLYIGDVFLVNSNDIIRPNLSVREGIEIIVSVGMSMPQVISPIERITRQSDRIPLNRMLK from the exons ATGGCGGAAGATAAGAAAGAGTCAACGTCAAGTTCGCCTCTCCAAGAAGATCCCGAAGATCCCGTCAAATCCGCTCCTTCTTCCCCCAATTCCTCCACTCGCAAG GCTTGCTATGCTGTTCTTCAAAGTTGGGTGTCAAAGAAGTTCATGACTGGATG CGTGGTCCTCTTCCCTGTGGCTGTTACATTTTTCATCACTTGGTGGTTTATTCAATTTGTTGATGGTTTCTTCAGCCCCATATATGAAAGACTTGGTATTGATATATTTG GCCTTGGATTTGTGACATCGATAACCTTCATATTCTTTGTCGGTATTTTTGCTTCATCATGGCTGGGTTCAACAGTTTTTTGGATAGGGGAATGGTTTATAAAGAGAATGCCCTTCGTTAAGCATATATACTCTGCATCCAAGCAAATTAGTTCTGCTATTTCACCAG ACCAGAATACTAATGCTTTCAAGGAAGTTGCTATAATTCGCCATCCCCGAATTGGTGAATATGCGATTGGTTTCATAACATCGTCAGTTGTTCTCCAG AGAGATGATGGGGATGAAGAGTTGTGCAGCATTTTTGTCCCTACAAATCATTTGTATATAGGGGATGTATTTCTGGTTAATTCCAATGATATCATCAGGCCAAATTTGTCTGTGCGAGAAGGCATAG AGATCATTGTTTCTGTGGGAATGTCAATGCCGCAGGTGATTTCTCCTATAGAAAGGATCACACGACAGAGCGACCGGATCCCTCTAAACAGAATGTTAAAGTAA
- the LOC107813888 gene encoding 5-formyltetrahydrofolate cyclo-ligase-like protein COG0212, with protein sequence MELHVLRISSAFPFTSITKHSRILSKSHCPISLNFSDIPQFSLKVDSQKRNDAIFDDAAYEAERHRLDAEARKAMAETYERETQDQEDPKAWKWVIRKRIWDLMEAQNIAQFPRPVHHRIPNFLGASVAANKLSELEEFKGAKCVKVNPDTPQKQVRFLTLDGGKKLLTPQPRLRTGFFSVLESSMLSPGTIKEACTSAGVAKYGRPIGLDEKIKVDLIVIGSVAVDPRTGARLGKGEGFAELEYGMLRYMGAIDDSTPVVTSVHDEQLVDDIPVDKLLIHDVPVDIICTPTQVIFTNTSIPKPQGIYWEKLSPEKLSQIRILRQLKSKIEQETGRKFPTGPSEKLPPTAQRRR encoded by the exons ATGGAATTACACGTACTCCGAATTTCCTCTGCATTTCCTTTCACTTCCATAACCAAACACAGCCGAATTCTCTCCAAATCCCACTGCCCTATTTCTCTCAATTTTTCTGATATTCCCCAATTTTCACTCAAAGTGGATTCCCAAAAGAGAAACGACGCAATTTTTGACGACGCAGCATACGAGGCGGAGCGTCACAGACTCGACGCCGAGGCGCGTAAAGCCATGGCTGAAACTTATGAAAGAGAGACCCAAGACCAAGAAGACCCGAAAGCTTGGAAATGGGTTATCCGAAAACGGATTTGGGACTTAATGGAAGCCCAAAATATAGCCCAATTCCCAAGGCCCGTTCATCATCGGATACCCAATTTTCTTGGAGCTTCAGTTGCTGCGAATAAG TTGAGTGAATTGGAGGAGTTTAAAGGGGCCAAGTGTGTGAAGGTAAATCCAGATACACCACAAAAGCAAGTCAGGTTTCTCACACTTGATG GAGGGAAGAAGCTATTGACACCGCAGCCTCGCCTTAGGACAGGTTTTTTCTCTGTACTTGAATCTAGTATGTTATCTCCTGGTACCATTAAGGAGGCCTGCACCTCTGCTGGAGTTGCCAAATATGGACGACCAATTGGATTGGATGAGAAAATAAAGGTGGATTTGATTGTTATTGGTTCGGTTGCTGTTGACCCAAGGACCGGTGCAAGACTTGGCAAAGGAGAG GGATTTGCTGAACTTGAATATGGCATGCTGAGGTACATGGGTGCCATTGATGACTCAACACCAGTTGTCACTTCTG TGCATGATGAACAGCTGGTAGATGACATTCCTGTTGACAAGCTATTGATCCATGATGTGCCGGTTGACATAATATGCACCCCAACTCAGGTCATATTTACAAACACATCCATCCCAAAGCCTCAAG GGATATATTGGGAGAAGCTCTCTCCTGAAAAGCTTAGTCAAATTCGAATACTCAGACAGCTGAAAAGTAAAATTGAACAAGAAACTGGACGAAAGTTTCCAACTGGCCCTTCTGAGAAACTGCCACCAACTGCCCAGCGGCGACGCTGA